One region of Candidatus Bathyarchaeia archaeon genomic DNA includes:
- a CDS encoding ABC transporter permease, producing the protein MSNEIIDGIIKAFELIFSGDPTVIDITSRTILISFGATALCMLWSLPTAIVLSQKRFRGKIFIKGMFNALLGIPTTALGLILFLLLSKSGPLGFLHILYTPTAIIFGQAVLITPIAVSLVTNAIEAIDPEIRNLAKTLGASELEASLTVLGESTSGVGLAVIASFNRAIAELGVALMVGGNISGYTRVLTTTIALDTNKGEIVLSIALTIILLLIVTGLSLVVNLAQRGKT; encoded by the coding sequence GTGAGCAATGAGATAATCGACGGCATAATCAAGGCTTTTGAACTCATTTTCTCAGGGGACCCTACAGTAATCGATATCACTTCGCGAACCATCCTGATATCATTCGGCGCCACAGCACTTTGCATGCTATGGAGCTTGCCAACCGCTATAGTCCTAAGTCAAAAGCGATTTCGCGGCAAAATCTTCATTAAAGGCATGTTTAATGCCCTACTCGGCATCCCTACGACGGCACTCGGCCTCATCTTGTTCTTGCTTCTTTCAAAATCTGGGCCATTGGGCTTTCTTCACATTTTGTACACTCCAACAGCCATAATCTTCGGCCAAGCAGTACTCATTACACCAATAGCTGTCAGCCTAGTAACAAACGCCATTGAAGCCATCGACCCAGAAATAAGGAACTTGGCTAAAACGCTCGGCGCATCTGAACTTGAAGCTTCACTTACTGTTTTAGGAGAATCCACAAGTGGAGTTGGCTTGGCAGTTATTGCAAGCTTCAACCGAGCTATCGCAGAGCTAGGAGTGGCTCTCATGGTCGGCGGTAACATAAGCGGCTACACTAGGGTCCTCACAACCACAATAGCATTAGATACCAACAAAGGCGAGATCGTACTGAGCATAGCGCTTACAATCATACTGCTGCTCATAGTTACAGGACTAAGTCTCGTTGTAAACCTAGCTCAGAGAGGGAAGACATGA